In Mycteria americana isolate JAX WOST 10 ecotype Jacksonville Zoo and Gardens chromosome 3, USCA_MyAme_1.0, whole genome shotgun sequence, a single genomic region encodes these proteins:
- the FBXO25 gene encoding F-box only protein 25: MPFLGQDWRSPGWRWVKTEDGWKRCEPFSPALEDGNNQLNGISHTVILTGDDEDEEIYSTEDCEFAAKKRKKDHFRNNTDSQCFYREKWIYVHKESTKERHGYCTLGEAFNRLDFSSAIQDIRRFNYVVKLLQLIAKSQLTSLSGAAQKNYFNILDKIVRKVMEDQYNPRLIKDLLQDLSSTLCILIRGVGKSVLVGNINIWICRLETILLWQQQLKNLQMNKQVNNGLTLSDLPLHMLNNILYRFSDGWDIITLGQVTPTLYMLSEDRQLWKKLCQYHFAEKQFCRHLIPSEKGHIDWKLMYFALQKYYPIKEQYGDTLHFCRHCSILFWKDTGHPCTASDPNTCLMPVSPQHFIDLFKF; the protein is encoded by the exons ATGCCATTTTTGGGCCAAGACTGGAGATCACCTGGATGGAGATGGGTTAAAACAGAAGATGGGTGGAAACGATGTGAACCCTTCAGTCCTGCACTTGAGGATGGGAATAATCAGCTGAATGGTATCAGTCACActgt CATCTTAACTGgtgatgatgaagatgaagaaataTACAGTACTGAAGATTGTGAGTTTGCagccaagaaaaggaaaaaagatcattTTAGGAATAACACAGATTCGCAAT gtttttatcGTGAAAAGTGGATTTATGTTCATAAAGAAAGCACCAAGGAA AGACATGGCTATTGCACTTTGGGAGAAGCTTTTAACCGCTTAGACTTTTCAAGTGCAATTCAGGACATCAGAAGGTTCAATTACGTGGTCAAA CTTTTGCAGTTAATTGCAAAATCCCAGTTAACTTCACTGAGTGGTGCAGCACAGAAGaactattttaacattttggaCAAAATTGTGCGGAAGG ttatgGAAGACCAATATAATCCACGATTAATCAAAGATCTTCTACAGGATCTGAGTTCTACTCTCTGTATACTGATTAGGGGAGTAGGAAAATCTGTGTTGGTAGGGAACATCAACATTTGGATTTGCCGATTAGAAACTATCCTTCTGTGGCAACAACAACTGAAAAACCTTCAGATGAACAAG CAAGTCAACAATGGTCTTACGCTTAGCGATCTCCCTCTCCATATGCTGAATAACATCTTATACAGGTTCTCTGACGGCTGGGACATTATTACTCTGGGTCAAGTGACCCCAACTTTGTACATGCTCAGTGAAGACAGACAGTTGTGGAAAAAACTCTGCCAGTAccattttgcagaaaagcag TTTTGCAGGCATTTGATTCCATCAGAGAAGGGTCACATTGACTGGAAGCTGATGTACTTTGCACTTCAGAAATACTACCCAATAAAGGAACAGTACGGGGACACCTTGCATTTCTGTCGACACTGTAGCATTCTGTTTTGGAAG GATACAGGACACCCCTGCACAGCCAGTGATCCAAACACCTGTCTCATGCCAGTATCTCCTCAGCACTTCATTGATCTCTTCAAATTTTGA